A DNA window from Rhodothermia bacterium contains the following coding sequences:
- a CDS encoding TIGR04283 family arsenosugar biosynthesis glycosyltransferase has protein sequence MSSPAHHITVIIPTFNEEKYLPQTLEAVLKQEPPFKVVVADGGSEDATCQIAIPSATVLQVAKGRGLQMHLAAKSVEKTEVFLFLHADTLLPPEAFSEIRKALQKQEVIAGCFRLRFDDARPLMRIYGLFTRLPIRRMVFGDRAIFVRKTAYEQAGGFPMEPLFEDALLVRALRKMGQWAFLPIEVITSARRFQKNGRVLQQIWNVALFITFLLGMPPAVLSRWYR, from the coding sequence ATGTCCTCACCTGCACACCACATCACGGTTATCATACCAACCTTTAACGAGGAAAAATACCTACCCCAGACCTTGGAGGCGGTTTTGAAACAAGAGCCGCCGTTTAAGGTGGTCGTGGCCGATGGCGGATCTGAAGATGCCACTTGCCAAATCGCTATACCTTCGGCTACGGTGCTACAGGTGGCCAAAGGGCGTGGCTTGCAAATGCACCTTGCGGCAAAATCGGTGGAAAAAACGGAGGTCTTTCTTTTCCTCCATGCCGATACCTTACTCCCACCAGAGGCTTTTTCGGAGATCAGAAAAGCACTTCAAAAACAAGAGGTTATTGCCGGATGTTTCCGATTACGGTTTGATGATGCTCGCCCATTGATGCGGATATACGGACTTTTCACCCGCTTGCCCATCCGTCGTATGGTTTTTGGTGATCGTGCCATTTTTGTCCGGAAAACAGCTTATGAACAAGCAGGCGGATTCCCAATGGAGCCGCTTTTTGAGGATGCACTCTTGGTACGCGCCTTACGGAAGATGGGTCAATGGGCTTTTTTACCGATAGAAGTGATCACTTCTGCACGTCGGTTCCAGAAAAACGGAAGGGTTTTGCAGCAAATCTGGAATGTGGCTCTCTTTATCACATTCTTGTTGGGAATGCCTCCGGCGGTCTTGTCGCGCTGGTACCGATGA
- a CDS encoding carbon-nitrogen hydrolase family protein produces the protein MHASPEMARLKKRIAYFVRSVASYQADFVVFPEFFVAPLMAPYFHLTAAQAARELASHSHEILAWFCELAGKHRINIITGSMPVLEQGKLLNRGYVCHRDGRVEHYEKVHVTPDESATWGMAGGENFRTFETDCGKIGVLICYDVEFPELSRLLAAEGMQILFVPFLTDVASGFRRVRYCAQARAIENECYVVISGCVGLAEDVHNLETHYAASAVFTPCDFAFPADGIMTEATPNTEMHLIADVDFTLLRDLHESGSVRNLKDRRTNLYEVVDKRQNS, from the coding sequence ATGCACGCCTCGCCGGAAATGGCGAGGCTTAAAAAACGGATTGCCTATTTTGTGCGTTCAGTGGCTTCGTATCAAGCCGACTTTGTGGTTTTTCCTGAATTTTTTGTTGCGCCTTTGATGGCTCCGTATTTCCATCTGACGGCAGCACAGGCGGCTCGTGAATTGGCCTCGCATAGCCACGAGATTTTAGCATGGTTTTGCGAATTGGCAGGTAAGCACCGGATTAATATCATTACCGGAAGTATGCCCGTTCTTGAACAAGGCAAGTTGCTAAATCGGGGCTATGTTTGCCACCGAGATGGGAGGGTGGAACATTACGAAAAAGTTCATGTCACCCCCGATGAGTCCGCAACATGGGGCATGGCCGGAGGCGAGAACTTTCGCACATTCGAGACCGATTGTGGCAAAATTGGCGTGCTGATTTGCTACGACGTGGAGTTTCCCGAGTTAAGCCGCTTGCTCGCTGCCGAGGGAATGCAAATCCTGTTTGTGCCATTTCTGACCGATGTAGCCAGTGGCTTCCGACGGGTGCGGTATTGCGCACAAGCACGGGCGATTGAGAACGAATGTTATGTGGTTATTTCGGGCTGTGTGGGATTGGCAGAGGATGTGCATAACTTGGAAACACATTATGCGGCTTCAGCGGTTTTTACACCGTGTGACTTTGCCTTCCCTGCTGATGGCATTATGACGGAAGCAACCCCCAACACAGAAATGCACTTGATTGCAGATGTGGACTTTACCTTGCTCCGAGACTTGCACGAGTCTGGAAGTGTGCGCAATCTAAAAGACCGTAGAACCAACCTGTATGAGGTGGTGGATAAGCGGCAGAACTCTTGA